A single window of Xylocopilactobacillus apicola DNA harbors:
- a CDS encoding DeoR/GlpR family DNA-binding transcription regulator: MKAIEIQQRRQKILTLLSEQHQLSVQKLTEILDVSDETIRKDLKVLVDQGMIKKSYGTAEIVSASPLPPVSHRDKTENPAKSAIAATALTLITPTMRSIGLDQGSTVAKLAARINDLHHKTVITRSLPALIELKDGDNEFFSPGGYYNYNDMSFQNIENPALPNIQLDISFFGSSGVKNSEGLCSSSFTDAAFKKQMNDQSTVSIALLDHTKFTQTSLVTALPWTKFDTLITDHKTPQEIVKQLQNDVKVIVAD; encoded by the coding sequence ATGAAAGCAATTGAAATCCAACAACGACGGCAAAAAATTTTGACACTTCTGTCAGAACAGCACCAATTGTCAGTCCAAAAATTAACTGAAATCCTAGATGTTTCAGATGAAACAATCCGCAAAGATTTGAAGGTTTTAGTTGACCAAGGCATGATAAAAAAGAGCTACGGAACTGCTGAAATTGTTTCTGCCAGCCCGCTGCCGCCGGTCAGTCACCGTGATAAAACCGAAAATCCTGCCAAATCAGCAATTGCTGCAACAGCTTTAACCTTAATAACCCCAACGATGCGCTCAATTGGCCTTGATCAGGGCAGCACAGTAGCTAAATTGGCAGCTAGAATTAATGACTTGCATCACAAAACCGTCATTACTCGCTCCCTGCCAGCTTTAATCGAACTTAAGGATGGAGACAACGAATTTTTTTCGCCAGGCGGATATTACAATTACAATGATATGTCGTTTCAAAATATTGAAAATCCTGCCCTCCCCAATATCCAACTAGACATTAGCTTCTTTGGGTCAAGCGGCGTGAAAAATAGCGAAGGCCTTTGTTCTTCCAGTTTTACCGATGCAGCTTTTAAAAAACAAATGAACGATCAATCTACCGTTTCCATCGCCTTACTAGATCACACCAAATTTACGCAAACTTCCCTCGTCACCGCTTTACCGTGGACCAAATTTGACACTTTAATCACCGATCACAAAACGCCGCAAGAGATCGTTAAGCAGCTCCAAAACGATGTCAAGGTGATTGTAGCCGATTAA
- a CDS encoding formate C-acetyltransferase: protein MKVLEKTTDYLTARPESQIQEMKANLFKVKRRISLERALLYTQSYQTTENEPTIIRRAKATAYILDQVKISIRPGELLVGNRTIRPRSGILSPEMDPYWIMKEIDTIATRPQDQFEFTDEDKKIYQEQLLPYWTDRSMKDFINAKITPEVKAAVDERVIKLNQTDKGQGHIIMDFPAILKNGVGAYVALLEDKIEQDPDNDFFKAALIVFKGMQRHFERYADLADQMAADPVTPDYRKIELREMSAMCRRLETEAPASFYEALQLLWMTSIVGQYESNASSLSLGRMDQYMAPFYAASKAEGIPEKFMHEILGDFYLKTNDVVLLRSEESAKCFAGFPTGYTISLGGDDKYGQYAVNELSYKMLDLYHEIQLPQPNLSVRINEKIPRTFLNKTCETIRLGTGIPMLFNDEVCVPGFLSKGVSLDDARDYAVVGCVETTVPGRTYGLHDIALFNLLRIMELSMNDLKNDPTVSYEKLRQNILDKIDHYVKIVTKGSDLVDLGHREFAPIPFLSALVEDCIDNGQDVTQGGARYNFSGVQGIGEPNLADSLYAVKKLVFENHEMTFKNLVNHLSNNFAGKDGEELRQHLIHDFDKYGNDNEELDLECAKIFRHYALELGKYQNIRGGEFIAGAYTVSAHIPLGEDVGATADGRKDHDQLADGGLSPMVGRDHLGPTAVLKSVSKIDNTLAVNGSLLNVKFSPNTLKGENGIKKFADFLMAFTQLKIRHVQFNVQSRETLLDAQKHPENYAGLVVRVAGYSAFFVDLNKKIQDDIIRRAEHSL from the coding sequence ATGAAAGTATTAGAAAAAACAACAGATTACCTTACGGCAAGGCCAGAATCACAAATCCAAGAAATGAAAGCGAATTTATTTAAAGTTAAAAGAAGGATTTCATTAGAGCGAGCGTTGCTTTATACCCAAAGTTACCAGACAACAGAAAACGAACCAACAATTATTCGCAGGGCTAAGGCCACAGCTTATATTTTGGACCAAGTTAAGATTAGCATTCGTCCAGGCGAACTACTGGTTGGTAATCGGACGATCCGACCTCGAAGCGGAATTTTATCGCCAGAAATGGATCCTTATTGGATTATGAAAGAAATAGATACCATTGCGACAAGACCGCAAGATCAATTTGAATTTACTGATGAGGACAAAAAAATTTATCAAGAGCAGTTGTTACCTTATTGGACTGATCGATCGATGAAAGATTTTATTAATGCGAAAATTACACCAGAAGTCAAGGCGGCGGTGGATGAGAGAGTTATCAAGCTTAATCAAACCGACAAAGGTCAAGGACATATCATTATGGATTTTCCTGCGATTTTAAAAAATGGTGTTGGAGCTTATGTTGCTCTACTGGAAGATAAAATTGAACAAGATCCTGACAACGATTTTTTTAAAGCTGCTTTGATCGTCTTTAAAGGAATGCAGCGTCATTTTGAACGTTACGCCGATCTTGCAGACCAGATGGCAGCCGATCCTGTAACGCCTGATTATCGTAAAATCGAATTAAGAGAGATGAGTGCAATGTGTCGCCGTCTTGAAACCGAAGCACCTGCAAGTTTTTATGAAGCGTTGCAGTTGCTTTGGATGACTAGTATTGTGGGGCAGTACGAGTCCAATGCTTCCTCGCTTTCGTTAGGGAGAATGGATCAGTATATGGCGCCGTTTTACGCCGCATCAAAGGCGGAAGGTATTCCAGAGAAATTTATGCACGAAATTCTTGGTGATTTTTATCTCAAGACCAATGATGTGGTTCTTTTGAGAAGCGAGGAGAGTGCAAAGTGCTTTGCCGGATTTCCAACAGGTTACACGATTTCACTTGGCGGCGATGATAAATACGGACAATATGCAGTAAATGAATTGTCATATAAAATGTTAGATCTTTATCATGAAATACAATTACCGCAGCCAAACCTTTCGGTGCGGATTAATGAGAAGATTCCTCGAACGTTTCTAAATAAAACTTGTGAAACAATCCGTTTAGGTACAGGGATTCCGATGTTATTTAATGATGAAGTCTGCGTGCCAGGTTTTCTAAGTAAGGGAGTTTCGCTTGACGATGCACGGGATTATGCGGTAGTTGGTTGCGTGGAAACAACGGTTCCTGGGCGAACTTATGGGCTTCATGACATTGCGTTATTTAATTTACTTCGGATCATGGAGCTGTCTATGAATGATTTAAAGAATGATCCAACGGTGAGCTACGAAAAATTACGCCAAAACATTTTGGATAAGATTGATCACTACGTCAAAATTGTAACTAAAGGATCTGATCTTGTTGATTTGGGACATCGCGAATTTGCTCCAATTCCTTTTCTTTCCGCTCTTGTGGAAGATTGTATCGATAATGGACAGGACGTCACTCAAGGCGGCGCCCGCTATAATTTCTCGGGAGTTCAGGGGATTGGCGAACCAAATTTAGCAGACTCACTTTATGCCGTTAAAAAATTGGTCTTTGAAAACCACGAAATGACATTCAAGAATCTAGTAAATCACTTATCTAATAATTTTGCGGGCAAAGATGGAGAAGAATTGCGCCAGCATTTAATTCATGATTTTGACAAATACGGTAACGATAACGAGGAGCTGGATCTTGAATGTGCTAAAATTTTTCGCCACTATGCATTAGAACTAGGCAAATACCAAAATATCCGAGGAGGAGAATTTATCGCGGGAGCTTATACCGTCTCTGCTCATATTCCTTTAGGTGAAGATGTCGGAGCCACGGCAGATGGGCGTAAAGATCATGATCAATTGGCTGATGGTGGACTTTCTCCGATGGTTGGACGCGATCATTTAGGACCAACTGCGGTATTGAAGTCAGTCAGTAAAATTGACAATACGTTAGCTGTAAATGGCAGTTTACTAAACGTGAAGTTTTCACCCAATACGTTGAAGGGTGAAAATGGGATCAAGAAATTTGCTGACTTTTTGATGGCGTTTACCCAATTAAAAATTCGCCATGTGCAGTTTAATGTTCAATCACGTGAAACATTACTTGATGCGCAAAAACATCCCGAGAATTATGCTGGACTTGTTGTCAGAGTTGCCGGATACAGTGCCTTCTTTGTTGATTTGAATAAGAAAATTCAAGATGACATTATTCGACGGGCTGAGCACTCGTTATAG